A stretch of the Aphanothece sacrum FPU1 genome encodes the following:
- a CDS encoding quinone-dependent dihydroorotate dehydrogenase produces MFNFSQLFYPLLLATTKNNPESAHKQLLNTFNRLDYTRKTPWGQWIFSQMSDTFCVNDPRLQQTLWGLNFSNPIGLAAGCDKDGIAAGIWSHLGFGFAEIGAVTLHSQSGNPPPRLFRLPLDKAALNRLGANNQGAEIIAKTLQNTWQRHPRNIPIGINLCKSKITPLEGAAEDYLGSFCYLENWADYFVVNVSSPNTPGLRSLQEGEQLNTILQTLQAANKQQKPLFVKISPDLEWDAIATIINLSQTHNLTGIIATNTTIKREKLNTKILDKTGNKIEEEAGGISGIPIQKRSTDIIRFIYQETQGKLPIIGVGGIFSTGDAWEKITAGASLLQLYTGWIYQGPWLIPQILQGLVSKLEKEGLSHISEAIGKTAFIK; encoded by the coding sequence ATGTTTAATTTCTCCCAACTTTTCTATCCTCTGTTACTTGCTACGACTAAAAATAACCCAGAAAGCGCACATAAACAACTTTTAAATACTTTCAACCGTCTTGATTATACTCGTAAAACGCCTTGGGGACAATGGATATTTTCTCAGATGAGTGATACTTTCTGTGTCAATGATCCTCGTCTTCAACAAACATTATGGGGATTAAATTTTTCTAATCCTATAGGGTTGGCTGCTGGCTGTGATAAAGATGGAATAGCCGCAGGAATATGGTCTCATTTAGGCTTTGGCTTTGCTGAAATTGGGGCTGTTACCCTCCATTCTCAATCTGGAAACCCGCCACCTCGTTTGTTTCGTTTACCCCTCGATAAAGCGGCTTTAAACCGTTTAGGGGCTAATAATCAAGGGGCAGAAATTATCGCTAAAACTTTACAAAATACTTGGCAACGTCATCCTCGTAATATTCCCATTGGCATTAATTTATGTAAGTCTAAAATAACTCCATTAGAAGGGGCAGCCGAAGATTATTTAGGCAGTTTTTGTTATCTTGAAAATTGGGCAGATTATTTTGTAGTTAATGTTAGTTCTCCGAATACTCCTGGTTTGCGATCGCTACAAGAAGGAGAACAATTAAATACTATTTTACAAACTTTACAAGCAGCAAATAAACAACAAAAACCCCTATTTGTCAAGATTTCTCCTGATTTAGAATGGGACGCGATCGCTACAATTATTAACTTATCACAAACTCATAATTTAACTGGAATTATTGCTACGAATACTACAATTAAACGGGAAAAATTAAATACAAAAATATTAGATAAAACTGGTAATAAAATTGAAGAAGAAGCCGGAGGAATTAGTGGAATACCTATTCAGAAAAGATCCACAGATATTATTCGTTTTATTTATCAAGAAACTCAAGGTAAATTACCAATTATTGGAGTAGGAGGAATTTTTTCAACTGGAGACGCTTGGGAAAAAATAACAGCAGGAGCTAGTTTATTACAATTATATACTGGATGGATTTATCAAGGGCCTTGGCTAATTCCTCAAATTTTACAAGGATTAGTTAGTAAATTAGAAAAAGAAGGATTATCTCATATTTCAGAAGCTATTGGTAAAACGGCTTTTATTAAGTAA
- the clpB gene encoding ATP-dependent chaperone ClpB produces the protein MQPTNPNQFTEKAWEAIVRTPDIAKQNTHQQIETEHLMKSLLEQEGLAISIFNKANISVQRLRDRTEDFISRQPKISNPGESVYLGRSLDSLLDRAEQFRKEFEDEYISIEHLLLAYTKDDRFGKILLNEFGLTESKLKEIIKQVRGTQKVTDQNPEGKYESLEKYGRDLTQLAREGKLDPVIGRDDEIRRTIQILSRRTKNNPVLIGEPGVGKTAIVEGLAQRIINRDVPESLRDRKLIALDMGALIAGAKYRGEFEERLKAVLKEVTDSQGNIVMFIDEIHTVVGAGATQGAMDAGNLLKPMLARGELHCIGATTLDEYRKYIEKDAALERRFQSVLVDEPNVVDTISILRGLKERYEVHHGVKIADTALVAAAMLSNRYISDRFLPDKAIDLVDEAAAKLKMEITSKPEELDEIDRKVLQLEMERLSLQKEEAQASRERLAKLEKELADLKEQQSQLNAQWQSEKEVIDQIQTVKETINQINLEIQEAERNYDLNKAAELRYGKLTNLQRKVKEFETKIEERQTTGKTLLREEVVETDIAEIIAKWTGIPIIKLVESEKEKLLHLEDELHERVVGQEEAVTFVAEAIQRSRAGLSDPNRPTASFIFLGPTGVGKTELAKALSQNIFDTEDALVRIDMSEYMEKHSVSRLIGAPPGYVGYDEGGQLTEAIRRRPYSVILFDEIEKAHADVFNMMLQILDDGRLTDSQGRTVDFKNTIIIMTSNIGSQYILDVVGDDSRYDEMRSRVMEAMGNSFRPEFLNRIDEIIIFHGLQKSQLREIVKLQVQLLKTRLEEQKMSLKLADSALDFVADIGYNPIYGARPLKRAVQRYLETSIAKSILKGEFKAGDTIFVDVEDERLSFKRLPSEMLMV, from the coding sequence ATGCAACCAACTAATCCGAATCAATTTACTGAAAAAGCTTGGGAAGCCATCGTCAGAACTCCCGATATTGCTAAACAAAATACTCACCAACAAATTGAAACCGAACACTTAATGAAATCTCTCTTAGAACAAGAGGGACTTGCTATTAGTATTTTTAATAAAGCTAATATTAGTGTGCAACGGTTACGAGATAGAACCGAAGACTTTATTAGTCGTCAACCCAAAATATCTAATCCGGGTGAGTCTGTTTATCTTGGCCGTAGTTTAGATAGTCTTCTGGACAGGGCTGAACAGTTTCGGAAAGAATTTGAAGATGAATATATTTCTATCGAACATTTACTGTTAGCTTATACGAAGGATGACCGCTTTGGTAAAATTTTATTGAATGAATTTGGTTTGACGGAAAGTAAGTTAAAAGAAATCATTAAACAAGTGAGAGGAACTCAAAAAGTGACGGATCAAAATCCAGAAGGGAAATATGAATCTTTGGAAAAATATGGGCGTGATTTAACTCAATTAGCCAGAGAAGGTAAACTAGACCCAGTAATTGGGAGAGATGATGAAATTCGCCGGACTATTCAAATTCTTTCCCGTAGGACTAAAAATAATCCGGTTTTAATTGGAGAACCTGGAGTGGGTAAAACTGCTATTGTAGAGGGATTAGCACAACGAATTATTAATAGAGACGTTCCTGAATCTTTACGGGATAGAAAGTTAATTGCTTTGGATATGGGGGCATTAATTGCTGGAGCAAAATATCGAGGAGAATTTGAAGAAAGACTTAAAGCAGTGTTAAAAGAAGTGACAGATTCTCAAGGGAATATTGTCATGTTTATTGATGAAATTCATACGGTTGTGGGTGCAGGGGCAACTCAAGGGGCGATGGATGCAGGAAACCTTTTAAAACCTATGTTAGCGCGGGGAGAATTGCATTGTATTGGGGCGACAACTTTAGATGAATATCGTAAGTATATTGAGAAAGATGCAGCCTTAGAACGACGTTTTCAATCAGTGTTAGTTGATGAACCTAATGTAGTTGATACAATCTCAATTTTACGAGGATTAAAAGAACGTTATGAAGTCCATCATGGGGTCAAAATTGCTGATACGGCTTTAGTGGCTGCGGCTATGTTATCTAATCGTTATATTAGTGATCGTTTTTTACCGGATAAAGCGATTGATTTAGTTGATGAAGCTGCTGCTAAATTAAAGATGGAAATTACGTCTAAACCTGAAGAATTAGATGAAATAGATCGCAAGGTTCTTCAGTTAGAAATGGAACGACTTTCTTTACAAAAAGAAGAGGCTCAAGCTTCTCGTGAACGGTTAGCAAAACTAGAAAAAGAGTTAGCTGATCTCAAGGAACAACAATCTCAACTTAATGCTCAATGGCAATCAGAAAAAGAAGTGATTGATCAGATTCAAACAGTTAAAGAAACTATCAATCAAATTAATCTAGAAATTCAGGAAGCTGAGCGAAATTATGATTTGAATAAAGCGGCTGAATTGCGTTATGGTAAATTAACTAATTTACAACGAAAAGTAAAAGAATTTGAAACTAAAATTGAGGAACGTCAGACAACCGGTAAAACACTATTACGTGAAGAAGTTGTAGAAACTGATATTGCTGAAATTATTGCTAAATGGACAGGAATTCCCATTATTAAGTTAGTCGAATCTGAGAAGGAAAAACTATTACATTTAGAAGACGAACTTCATGAAAGAGTCGTTGGTCAAGAAGAAGCTGTTACATTTGTAGCAGAAGCAATTCAGCGTTCTCGTGCTGGACTTTCTGATCCTAATCGTCCTACTGCTAGTTTTATCTTTTTGGGGCCAACAGGGGTAGGTAAAACTGAATTAGCTAAAGCCTTATCTCAAAATATTTTTGATACGGAAGATGCGTTAGTTCGGATTGATATGTCTGAATATATGGAGAAGCATAGTGTATCTCGTTTAATTGGTGCGCCTCCAGGATATGTAGGCTATGATGAAGGGGGACAATTAACAGAAGCAATTCGTCGTCGTCCTTATTCTGTTATCTTGTTTGATGAGATAGAAAAAGCTCATGCTGATGTCTTCAATATGATGTTACAAATTCTTGATGATGGACGTTTAACGGACTCTCAAGGTCGTACAGTAGACTTTAAGAATACTATTATCATCATGACCAGTAATATCGGTTCTCAATACATTTTAGATGTGGTGGGTGATGATTCTCGTTATGATGAAATGCGTTCCCGTGTGATGGAAGCAATGGGTAATAGTTTCCGTCCTGAATTTCTTAATCGTATTGATGAAATTATTATTTTTCACGGGTTACAAAAGTCTCAGTTACGGGAAATTGTTAAGTTACAAGTTCAACTACTGAAAACACGATTAGAAGAACAAAAAATGTCTCTTAAATTAGCTGACTCTGCTTTAGATTTTGTGGCGGATATCGGTTATAATCCTATTTATGGTGCCAGACCTTTAAAACGGGCGGTTCAAAGGTACTTAGAAACGTCTATTGCTAAGTCAATTCTTAAGGGAGAATTTAAAGCAGGAGATACTATTTTTGTCGATGTAGAAGATGAAAGATTGAGCTTTAAACGGTTGCCTTCTGAGATGTTAATGGTTTAA
- a CDS encoding glycosyltransferase family 2 protein, with protein sequence MLISVIVPCYNEEEVINQTHHRLVRVLEQITPSFEVIYVDDGSQDQTSELLRHLQRDDKRVKVVLLSRNFGHQMAVTAGLDYISGDAVVLIDADLQDPPEVIPDMIEQWRKGYDVAYGVRTDRPGETAFKLWTAKAFYRLINHLSDVAIPLDTGDFRLMDRRVVEALKHMPERDRFLRGMVSWVGFRQIPVPYQRAQRFAGVSKYPLWKMFRFAMDGILSFSLVPLRMAIWAGLLTFGLSLAGIIYALILRLFTSIWVPGWTLLFMATLFIGGIQLVFLGVIGEYVGRIYREDKRRPLYLVREHLGFDTEHYNQKLNRSIIPIAKVNHF encoded by the coding sequence TTGTTGATCTCAGTCATTGTCCCCTGTTACAACGAAGAAGAAGTCATCAACCAGACTCACCATCGTTTAGTCAGGGTTTTAGAACAAATAACCCCCTCCTTTGAAGTCATTTATGTTGATGATGGCAGTCAAGATCAAACATCTGAACTGTTGCGTCACTTGCAACGGGACGATAAAAGAGTCAAAGTGGTGTTACTCTCTCGAAACTTTGGCCATCAAATGGCTGTCACCGCAGGTTTAGACTACATTTCAGGAGATGCAGTTGTTCTCATTGATGCGGATTTACAAGATCCTCCTGAAGTCATTCCAGACATGATAGAACAATGGCGCAAAGGTTACGATGTGGCCTATGGGGTTCGGACAGATAGACCGGGAGAAACCGCATTTAAACTGTGGACTGCTAAGGCTTTCTATCGTTTAATCAACCATCTGTCAGACGTAGCTATTCCCCTAGATACGGGGGATTTTCGTCTGATGGATCGTCGTGTGGTAGAAGCGTTAAAACATATGCCAGAACGTGATCGCTTCCTCCGAGGGATGGTCAGTTGGGTCGGGTTTCGTCAGATTCCAGTTCCCTATCAACGGGCCCAAAGATTTGCGGGAGTGAGTAAATATCCCTTATGGAAAATGTTCCGCTTTGCTATGGATGGGATTTTATCTTTTTCTTTGGTTCCTTTAAGAATGGCAATTTGGGCTGGATTATTGACTTTTGGCTTATCTTTAGCGGGTATTATTTATGCTTTAATATTGCGATTATTTACCTCAATTTGGGTTCCTGGTTGGACATTATTATTCATGGCTACTCTATTTATTGGAGGCATTCAATTGGTCTTTTTAGGGGTAATTGGGGAATATGTTGGTCGCATTTACAGAGAAGATAAACGTCGTCCTTTATATCTAGTTCGTGAACACTTGGGGTTTGACACGGAACACTATAATCAAAAGCTGAACCGTTCAATAATACCAATCGCTAAAGTAAATCATTTTTAA
- a CDS encoding FkbM family methyltransferase — MAIINSIKLFIRKALGLTHLENQVISLQQQQSQTIELLEKLNQQLLRETCQELVTENKSGSILTCQMNDMEVLAPVEMLRIYPHCLHPKNDKKLTYYVETHCSNWLCSQIKEGDTVLDIGSAFGVIALPLSRAVGSQGHVYAFEPAKRTQHFLQQIVDLNHLDNVTVVKAAIADKPGEAEFIEYTPDNELTWASDVSTLNAPTVSHSLKHETYKVEVTTIDDYVAAHNLQPKALKIDIEGFELYALHGAKTTLTTYLPYLCIDIHKDVQTGESALLGVEPFLSHLGYETRLEGHTLLCIPAKTHQ, encoded by the coding sequence ATGGCAATAATAAATTCAATAAAACTCTTTATCCGTAAGGCTTTGGGACTGACCCACCTTGAAAACCAAGTTATTAGTTTACAACAACAACAGAGCCAAACTATCGAATTATTAGAAAAACTCAATCAACAACTTCTTAGAGAAACCTGTCAGGAATTAGTAACTGAAAATAAATCAGGTTCTATTCTAACTTGTCAGATGAACGATATGGAAGTTCTCGCACCAGTAGAGATGTTAAGAATTTATCCTCACTGTCTACATCCTAAAAATGATAAGAAATTGACTTATTATGTAGAAACTCACTGTTCTAATTGGCTTTGTTCCCAGATTAAAGAAGGAGATACCGTCTTAGATATTGGTTCTGCTTTTGGTGTAATTGCCCTTCCTTTATCTCGTGCTGTTGGTTCTCAGGGTCATGTTTATGCCTTTGAACCTGCTAAAAGAACACAACATTTTTTACAACAAATTGTTGACTTAAATCATCTTGATAATGTAACAGTTGTCAAAGCCGCGATCGCAGATAAACCAGGAGAAGCGGAATTTATAGAATATACTCCCGATAATGAATTAACTTGGGCTTCAGATGTTTCGACCCTCAATGCGCCAACGGTTAGTCATAGTCTTAAACATGAAACTTACAAAGTCGAAGTAACAACAATTGATGATTATGTAGCGGCCCATAATTTACAACCCAAAGCATTAAAAATTGATATTGAAGGTTTTGAACTATATGCTTTACATGGGGCTAAAACTACCCTGACTACCTATCTACCATACCTTTGTATTGATATACATAAAGATGTTCAAACCGGAGAATCAGCCTTATTAGGGGTTGAACCCTTCTTGAGTCATCTAGGCTACGAAACTCGCCTTGAAGGACATACTTTACTCTGTATACCGGCCAAAACTCATCAATAA